A section of the Rhodobacteraceae bacterium M382 genome encodes:
- a CDS encoding aminotransferase class I/II-fold pyridoxal phosphate-dependent enzyme, with protein MINPTPHIGAMAPYALADLGPEGAVSMAQNESAFAPSPLALAAGQAALAQAALYPDPDWIDLRAAIARVHQLDAGRILCGAGSMELIGALISAFSGPGDEVLGSQFGYAYVATACQLSQSRYVTAPELDLVVSPTEILARVTPATRIVFVCNPGNPTGTTIANADLVALRRDLPDDVLLVIDQAYGEFADPLDDPACLFALVDLGNTIITRSFSKAYALAGVRVGWAYAPDRIGSEIRKVLNPNNVSIISQQMARGAIEDQAHLSGIVARTGALRTAFSTQCRALGLHVPPSQTNFALMQFGSAEDARRADQALRRHGLMMRGMGGYGLSDCLRATICDQTVMDRAVAVLKGVLT; from the coding sequence ATGATCAATCCCACTCCACACATCGGGGCCATGGCCCCCTATGCTCTGGCCGACCTGGGGCCCGAAGGTGCCGTTTCAATGGCCCAGAATGAAAGCGCCTTTGCCCCCAGCCCATTGGCTCTGGCCGCGGGGCAGGCGGCGCTGGCGCAGGCGGCGCTTTACCCCGATCCTGACTGGATTGACCTGCGTGCAGCAATCGCCCGGGTGCATCAGCTGGACGCTGGCCGTATCCTGTGCGGGGCCGGGTCGATGGAGCTGATTGGCGCTTTGATTTCGGCCTTTTCGGGACCCGGTGACGAAGTTCTGGGCAGCCAATTTGGCTATGCCTATGTTGCGACCGCCTGTCAGCTGAGCCAATCCCGATATGTAACCGCACCAGAACTGGATCTGGTGGTGTCTCCAACCGAAATCCTGGCCCGGGTTACGCCAGCGACGCGTATCGTGTTTGTCTGCAATCCGGGCAACCCGACCGGCACAACAATCGCCAACGCAGATCTGGTGGCGTTGCGCCGGGATCTGCCGGATGATGTACTCTTGGTCATTGACCAGGCTTATGGTGAATTCGCTGACCCGCTGGACGATCCGGCGTGTTTGTTCGCGCTTGTCGATTTGGGCAATACGATCATCACCCGCAGCTTTTCCAAAGCTTATGCGCTGGCCGGCGTGCGGGTGGGCTGGGCCTATGCCCCTGACCGGATCGGTTCCGAAATCCGCAAGGTTCTGAATCCCAACAACGTTTCGATCATTTCACAACAGATGGCGCGGGGCGCGATAGAGGATCAGGCGCATCTATCCGGTATCGTCGCCAGGACCGGCGCACTGCGCACTGCGTTTTCAACACAGTGCCGGGCCTTGGGTCTGCATGTCCCGCCGTCTCAGACGAATTTCGCCTTGATGCAATTTGGCTCTGCCGAAGATGCCCGACGCGCGGATCAGGCGCTGCGGCGACATGGCCTGATGATGCGGGGCATGGGGGGCTATGGGCTGTCGGACTGCCTGCGGGCCACAATCTGCGACCAAACGGTGATGGACCGTGCGGTTGCTGTTCTCAAAGGAGTGCTGACATGA
- a CDS encoding hydantoinase B/oxoprolinase family protein, with product MTQISNARLQVMWNRLLALVEEQGQTLIRAAFSPIVRECGDISAGIFDAQGQMLAQAVTGTPGHINTMAEAVQHLRARFPSQQMQPGDIYMTNDPWLASGHLNDFLLMMPAFKDGKVVGFTSCTSHLVDLGGLGMGPEGSDIYDEGLLIPPCKLVEGGVPNPLLMDIIRANSREPIANEGDIYALIACCEAGVNRLLGMMEEYKLDDLEELSAYIINTSRRGTLEAIAEVPNGVYRNAMRTDGYDREIELHATLTISDNRMVVDFDGTSGCSNKGINVPLNYATAYTVFALRCIVGSDIPNNAGSLEPFEVTGPAGCILNAQRPVPVAMRHTLGQMTPDLVFGCLHQALPERVPAEGASCMFDLPMRHAPEVARDGGREFAIEPVHNGGTGARPHADGLSATAYPSGVWGSQIEITEAVAPVTIWRRELRPDSGGAGQYRGGLGQRIELSATNDAAFMVFLSVERLKFPAQGRAGGLSGAPGRIRFDGADTDIPGKGELRVEPGQRLIFETPGGGGFGDPLLRDPQALAQDLARDLVTPTGAKKYGGAT from the coding sequence ATGACCCAAATTAGCAATGCCCGCCTGCAAGTGATGTGGAACCGTTTGTTGGCGCTGGTCGAGGAGCAGGGGCAAACCCTGATCCGTGCCGCCTTTTCCCCGATCGTGCGCGAATGCGGCGATATTTCGGCCGGGATCTTTGACGCCCAGGGACAGATGTTGGCCCAGGCCGTGACCGGAACGCCTGGCCATATCAATACCATGGCCGAAGCGGTGCAACACCTGCGCGCCCGGTTTCCGTCACAACAGATGCAGCCCGGCGACATCTATATGACCAATGATCCCTGGCTGGCTTCGGGGCATCTGAACGATTTCCTGTTGATGATGCCCGCGTTCAAGGACGGCAAGGTCGTTGGCTTTACCTCCTGCACCTCGCATTTGGTGGATCTGGGTGGTCTGGGCATGGGGCCCGAGGGGTCGGATATCTATGACGAAGGCCTGTTGATCCCCCCCTGCAAGCTGGTCGAAGGTGGTGTGCCCAACCCGCTGTTGATGGACATCATCCGGGCAAATTCTCGCGAACCCATTGCCAACGAAGGCGACATCTATGCTCTGATTGCCTGTTGCGAAGCTGGTGTGAACCGGCTGCTGGGCATGATGGAGGAATACAAGCTCGACGATCTCGAGGAATTGTCCGCCTACATCATCAACACCTCCCGGCGGGGCACATTGGAGGCTATCGCAGAAGTTCCCAATGGCGTTTATCGCAATGCCATGCGCACGGATGGTTATGATCGCGAAATCGAGCTGCACGCGACACTCACCATCAGCGACAACCGAATGGTGGTGGATTTCGATGGCACCTCGGGGTGTTCCAACAAGGGCATAAATGTGCCGCTGAATTATGCGACGGCGTATACGGTGTTTGCGCTGCGCTGTATCGTTGGATCGGACATTCCCAACAACGCCGGGTCGCTCGAGCCGTTTGAGGTCACGGGACCTGCGGGATGTATCCTGAACGCGCAGCGGCCGGTGCCGGTGGCAATGCGGCACACCTTGGGGCAAATGACGCCGGATCTGGTGTTCGGGTGCCTGCACCAGGCGCTGCCTGAACGGGTGCCCGCCGAAGGGGCCTCGTGCATGTTTGATCTGCCAATGCGCCACGCGCCCGAGGTGGCCCGCGACGGGGGGCGCGAATTCGCCATCGAACCCGTCCATAATGGCGGCACCGGCGCGCGACCCCATGCAGACGGATTGTCGGCGACGGCCTATCCGTCCGGCGTCTGGGGGAGCCAGATCGAGATCACTGAGGCTGTGGCACCTGTCACAATCTGGCGGCGCGAATTGCGCCCGGACAGCGGTGGTGCCGGGCAGTATCGCGGTGGATTGGGGCAGCGCATTGAATTGAGCGCGACCAATGATGCGGCGTTCATGGTGTTCCTGTCGGTTGAACGGTTGAAATTTCCAGCACAGGGCCGGGCCGGGGGGCTGTCCGGCGCACCGGGCCGCATCCGGTTCGACGGCGCGGACACGGATATTCCGGGCAAGGGCGAATTGCGGGTCGAACCCGGTCAGCGGTTGATTTTTGAAACCCCAGGCGGGGGTGGTTTTGGTGATCCGCTCCTGCGCGATCCGCAGGCGCTCGCGCAGGATCTGGCCCGTGATCTGGTCACGCCGACCGGGGCCAAGAAATACGGAGGTGCCACATGA
- a CDS encoding Asp/Glu racemase: protein MQLLCPPGATIHCARMGGYDVDEIPGSDQMAGLGSSDISDPLMLLSGVRPHAILYGCTSATLTHGPAFDADLSERIKSGSGALSLTAAGSLVAAIQALGAARVGFASPYLGEINDQAMRFLSGQGIETVKCHDVGRPLGNYGQGELTPDEVFELALQADHPDAQAIVLSCTDMRSVECITRVEAALGKPVVSSNQAMMFCLMRALDLPRHDDAPGRLFDLL from the coding sequence ATGCAACTGTTGTGCCCGCCCGGCGCGACCATACATTGTGCCCGTATGGGCGGCTATGACGTTGATGAAATCCCCGGCTCTGATCAGATGGCGGGTCTTGGGTCTTCGGATATATCCGATCCGCTGATGCTGTTGTCCGGGGTCAGGCCCCATGCCATTCTGTATGGATGCACCTCGGCGACGCTGACCCACGGGCCAGCCTTTGACGCGGATCTGTCCGAGCGGATCAAATCCGGGTCTGGTGCGCTGTCTCTGACAGCTGCGGGTTCCTTGGTGGCTGCCATTCAGGCGCTCGGCGCGGCGCGGGTGGGCTTTGCTTCGCCCTATCTGGGGGAAATCAACGACCAGGCCATGCGATTTTTGTCCGGGCAGGGCATCGAAACCGTCAAATGCCACGATGTTGGCCGCCCCTTGGGCAATTATGGACAGGGAGAGTTGACGCCGGATGAAGTCTTTGAGCTGGCGCTGCAAGCGGATCACCCCGATGCGCAAGCCATCGTGCTCAGCTGCACGGATATGCGGTCGGTCGAATGCATCACCCGGGTCGAAGCGGCGCTGGGCAAACCGGTGGTTAGCTCGAACCAGGCGATGATGTTCTGCCTGATGCGTGCGCTTGATCTGCCCCGTCATGATGATGCACCGGGACGGCTTTTTGATCTGCTTTAA
- a CDS encoding hydantoinase/oxoprolinase family protein: MTHDALRLAIDIGGTFTDTVLMAGEDQILASTKTLTTHDNPAEGALLGATRVMQDSGRALHQVTGFIHGTTLATNALIERRGAQVATITTQGFRDILEIAYERRYSQYDIDLEKPDLLVTRERAFTVCERMSADGQVLIPLDEDISDLLTALDGSGAQAVAICLMHSYANDAHERHLRELIQIARPHLEVSISSEVSPEAREFDRLCTTVANVYIQPLMRHYLERFQAAFSDQGLTCPILMMTAGGGMCTLGTAARLPIRLVESGPAGGAILAARIAAQAGLDEVLSFDMGGTTAKLCLIDNARPQTARQFEIARAARFIKGSGMPVRIPVIEMIEIGAGGGSIAAVDRLGRLNVGPRSAGSEPGPAAFGRGGDDPTVSDSDIALGYIRPETFAEGHLKIEPEAARRVLARDIGDKMGTDATGAADGVSRIVDESMASAGRMHAVESGKDLGNRTMIAYGGNGPLHATRVARACGVSRVLVPPNPGVGSAVGFLFAPVSFEIVRSRYTLLDDIGSGVNTLLTDMGNEARAVVELGADGQKIELRRTAFMRYAGQGHEIEISLPNHDLAAGDLPLLTQSFEAEYRRQFSRPVPGMVIEILNWAVYASTPARRVQDAVAAPPERVLPRHDTSEISCDIDGTLKQAHLIARCDLSAGDVVHGPALIFEPQTTTLVSADFTARADALGNLILTRQG, encoded by the coding sequence ATGACTCATGACGCGCTGCGTCTGGCGATCGATATCGGTGGCACCTTTACAGATACCGTTCTTATGGCCGGTGAGGATCAGATCCTCGCTTCGACCAAGACCCTGACAACCCATGACAATCCGGCCGAGGGGGCTCTTTTGGGCGCGACGCGGGTGATGCAGGACAGCGGACGCGCGCTGCACCAGGTGACTGGGTTTATTCATGGGACAACCCTGGCAACCAATGCGCTGATCGAACGGCGTGGCGCACAGGTTGCGACCATCACCACCCAGGGTTTTCGCGACATCCTCGAAATCGCCTATGAGCGACGTTATTCGCAATATGACATAGATCTGGAAAAACCTGATTTGCTGGTGACGCGGGAGCGGGCCTTTACCGTATGTGAACGGATGTCTGCCGATGGGCAGGTTCTGATCCCTTTGGATGAAGACATTTCGGATCTGTTGACAGCGCTTGATGGTTCGGGTGCACAGGCTGTCGCCATCTGCCTGATGCATTCCTATGCCAATGACGCCCATGAACGGCATCTGCGGGAATTGATACAGATCGCGCGCCCGCATCTGGAGGTGTCAATTTCCTCCGAGGTCAGCCCCGAAGCCCGCGAATTTGACCGGCTATGCACCACCGTGGCCAATGTTTATATCCAGCCCCTGATGCGCCATTACCTGGAACGTTTCCAGGCAGCTTTTTCCGATCAGGGGCTGACCTGTCCGATCCTGATGATGACTGCGGGCGGCGGTATGTGCACGTTGGGAACCGCGGCGCGCCTGCCGATCCGGCTGGTTGAATCCGGTCCTGCGGGAGGGGCCATTCTGGCCGCACGGATTGCCGCGCAGGCGGGGTTGGATGAGGTTCTGAGCTTTGACATGGGCGGCACCACGGCCAAGCTGTGTTTGATCGACAATGCCCGCCCCCAGACCGCGCGACAGTTTGAAATTGCCCGCGCCGCGCGGTTCATCAAGGGATCAGGTATGCCTGTTCGCATTCCCGTGATCGAGATGATCGAGATCGGGGCCGGCGGTGGATCAATCGCGGCGGTGGACCGTCTGGGCCGGCTGAACGTCGGTCCGCGCAGTGCCGGATCAGAGCCTGGTCCAGCCGCCTTTGGTCGCGGCGGCGATGACCCGACAGTCAGCGACAGTGACATAGCACTGGGCTATATCCGACCCGAAACATTTGCAGAGGGCCACCTGAAGATCGAACCCGAGGCCGCCCGCCGGGTGTTGGCCCGCGACATAGGGGACAAGATGGGGACCGATGCCACCGGGGCCGCCGATGGGGTTAGCCGCATCGTCGATGAATCCATGGCCAGCGCGGGGCGCATGCATGCTGTGGAATCGGGCAAGGATCTGGGGAATCGCACAATGATTGCCTATGGTGGAAATGGCCCATTGCACGCAACACGCGTGGCCCGGGCCTGTGGTGTGTCGCGTGTGTTGGTTCCGCCAAACCCCGGGGTCGGTTCCGCCGTCGGTTTCCTGTTTGCGCCGGTGTCGTTTGAAATCGTGCGTAGCCGTTATACCTTGCTTGATGACATCGGATCGGGTGTCAACACGCTGTTGACCGACATGGGAAATGAAGCCCGCGCGGTTGTAGAATTGGGGGCTGATGGTCAAAAGATCGAGCTGCGCCGCACGGCCTTCATGCGCTATGCAGGACAGGGGCATGAGATCGAAATTTCGCTGCCGAACCATGATCTTGCTGCGGGCGATCTCCCGTTGCTGACCCAATCGTTCGAGGCGGAATATCGCCGCCAGTTTTCGCGTCCGGTGCCGGGTATGGTGATCGAGATCCTGAACTGGGCGGTCTATGCGTCGACCCCGGCCCGCAGGGTTCAGGATGCGGTTGCCGCGCCACCCGAACGGGTTTTGCCCCGACACGATACATCCGAAATCAGCTGTGACATTGATGGTACCCTGAAACAGGCGCATCTGATCGCCCGTTGCGATCTGAGTGCAGGGGATGTGGTGCACGGGCCCGCGCTGATATTTGAACCGCAGACCACCACATTGGTCAGTGCTGATTTCACCGCTCGGGCCGATGCTCTGGGCAACCTGATCCTGACACGGCAGGGCTGA